The Streptomyces hundungensis genome contains the following window.
CGCGATGAAGGCCGCGTCCCGGTCCACCAGGAACGTGGCCACCAGCGCGAAGAGCGCGAGGACGAAGGCGACGGAGGAGGTCAGGACGCCGCCGGGGGTGCGGTAGGGCCGCTCCAGGTCCGGCTCGCGCCGGCGCAGCACCAGGTGCGAGAGGGCCATCAGGGCGTAGGAGATGGTGGCGCCGAACACCGCCACGTTCAGCATGCGGCCGCCGTTGCCGCTCCAGGCCGCGAGCGCGAAGCCGATCGCGCCGGGGATCAGCAGGCCCAGATAGGGCGACTTGCGGCGGCTGGTCAGGGAGAGGAAGCGGGGCAGATAGCCCGCCCTGGACAGGGCGAAGAGCTGGCGCGAACCCGCGAAGATCAGTGAGAAGAACGAGGCCACCAGGCCCGCGAGCCCCGCGTAGTTGACGAAGCGGCTCAGGGCGGTCGGGCCGCCGTCGCCCTGGAGCGCCACGACCAGCGGGTTGCCCGCGTCCTTGAGGGCGGCCGAGCCGTGTGCCCCGGTCGCCGCGAAGAAGGTGACCACGGCCAGCAGCACCAGGACCGAAAGCGAGATGGCGAGCGCGCGCGGCATGGAGCGCACCGGGTCCTTGGCCTCCTCGGCCGCCAGCGGCACCCCCTCGACGCCGAGGAAGAACCACATGCCGAAGGGGAACGCGGCCCAGATGCCGAGCACCCCGAACGGCAGCCAGGTGCTGGAGCCGAGCGCGGAGGCGTCCACCGGGATGTCGTTGAGCCGGGAGGCGTCGAAGTCGGTGAAGGCGCCGACGGCGAAGACCAGCAGGGCGGCGACCGCGATCGCCGTGACCACGAGGCTGAAGCGCAGCGCCTCGCCCACGCCCCACAAGTGGATCCCGATGAAGATCGCGAAGCAGGCGAGGTACACGGGCCAGCCGGAGGTGAGCCCGAACAGGCCGAGCGATTCGACGTAGTCGCCGATGAAGAGCGAGATCGCGGCGGGCGCCAGGATGTACTCGATGAGGATCGCGGTGCCGGTCAGAAAGCCGCCCCAGGTGCCGAGCGCCCGGCGCGCGAAGCCGTAACCGCCGCCCGCGGTGGGCAGGATGGCGGAGAGCTCGGCCAGCGAGAACACCAGGCAGGCGTACATGACGCCCATCAGGGCGGTGGCCGTGGCGAGCCCGCCGAAGCCGCCCTTGGACAGTCCGATGTTCCAGCCGGAGAAGTCGCCCGAGACCACATAGGCGACGCCGAGCCCGGTGAGCAGCAGCCACCCGGCGCTGCCGCGCCGCAGGGTGCGCCGGTGCAGATAGTCGTCCTCGGCGGAGGTGGGCGGTGCGGTGCGGAGGTCGGTGCGCTCGGCCATGAGCCGCTCCAGATGATCGTCGAGAGAGATCAGGTCAATGGTTCGGCTGCATACCTTTGCTGGAGGGCAGGGGGATGCGCAAGGGGTGGACGTAAAACCGCGGTTACGGAAAACGCCGGGGCGCGCGACCCGGCTCGGCGCGGCGGCCACGCGGGTGGCGATCTCGCCCGGGTGGGAGCGCGGCCCGGGCGGGAGTGCGGCCCGACCGCTCAGGTCAGGAAGCCGCGCAGCAGCGCCGCCGTGCCCCCGCAGTGCTCGCGCATCACCTCGCGCGCCCCATCCGCGTCGCCGTCGAGCACCGCCTCGACCAGCGCGGTGTGCTGGTGCTGGGAGTGCTCCAGATTGCGCACCAGGAGCGGAATGCAGTCCAGGAGGTCGTTGACGGTGGCCCGCACCGCCGCGTACTGGGCGGTGAGCGTCGGCGAACCCGAGAGCTCGGCCAGCGTGAGGTGGAGCAGGGTGTCCTGGCGGCGGTAGTCGGTGAGTTCGGCGTCGTGGGTGGCGGTGAGCGCGGAGCGCAGGCGCTCGGCGCCGGCCCCGTCGAGCCCGTGCGCCGCGCACAGCCCGGCCGCGCCGACCTCCAGGACCTCCCGGAACCGCAGGATGTCCTCGACGTCGACCGAGGCGACGCGCCGGCGCAGCTCGTCCTCGCCGCCCCCGTCCGGCCGGGGCAGCACGAACGTGCCGCCGTACCGGCCGCGCCGGCTCTCCACCAGGCCCTGGTCCTGGAGCACCTTGAGCACCTCGCGCAGGGTGACCCGGCTGATCCCCATCCGCTCGGCCAACTCCCGCTCGGCGGGCAGCCGTTCACCGGCCGGGACGAGACCCAGACGCAGCAGTTGGAGAATCTGCTCCAGCGCCTCCTCGAAGCCGTTCCCGGCCCGTACGGTGCGCAGCACGGGGACGAACGGGTCCGGTGCGCGGCCCTGCGGGCGCCCCGCCGAGTCGATCTTCTTCGCCACGTCGTGGATTCCCCTTCCCAATCAATGGTTCTACCCCATACCTTATGGCTCTCGGCTGACCCAAGGAGGAGCTTCCCGTGGCAGACCGCACACCCCCGCTCGCGCTCGATGAGCTGCGCGCCCTCGTCGCGAGCGGTGAGATCGACACTGTCGTCCTCGCCTTCCCCGATATGCAAGGGCGGTTGCAGGGCAAGCGCTTCGCCGCCGGATTCTTCCTCGACGAGGTCCTGGCCCACGGCACCGAAGGCTGCAACTACCTGCTCGCCGTCGACACCGAGATGAACACGGTCGACGGCTACGCGATGTCGTCCTGGGAGCGCGGCTACGGCGACTTCGCCATGCGCGCCGACCCGGCCACACTGCGCCGCGTGCCCTGGAACGAGGGCACCGCGATGCTCATCGCCGACCTCGGCTGGAACGACGGCACCCCGGTCGTCGCGGCCCCCCGCCAGATCCTCCGCCGCCAACTGGAGCGTCTGGCCGAGCTCGGCTACACCGCCCAGGTCGGCACCGAGCTGGAGTTCATCGTCTTCAAGGACAGCTACGAGCAGGCCTGGGACGCCGGCTACAAGGGCCTCACCCCGGCCAACCAGTACAACATCGACTACTCGGTGCTCGGCACCGGCCGCATCGAGCCGCTCCTCCGCCGCATCCGCAACGAGATGCAGGCCGCGGGGCTCACCGTCGAGTCCGCCAAGGGCGAGTGCAACCCGGGCCAGCACGAGATCGTCTTCCGCTACGACGAGGCCCTGGTCACCTGTGACCAGCACGCCATCTACAAGACGGGCGCCAAGGAGATCGCGGCCCAGGAGGGCGTGTCGCTCACCTTCATGGCCAAGTACGACCAGCGCGAGGGCAACTCCTGCCACATCCACCTCTCGCTCACCGATGAGGACGGCCGCAATGTGATGGCGGGCGACGGACCCGATCACATGTCGCCGGTGATGCGCCACTTCCTGGCCGGACAGCTCGCCGCGCTGCGCGACTTCTCCCTGCTGTACGCGCCGAACATCAACTCCTACAAGCGCTTCCAGCCGGGCTCCTTCGCCCCCACCGCCGTCGCCTGGGGGCACGACAACCGCACCTGCGCCCTACGCGTCGTCGGCCACGGCGCCGCGACCCGCTTCGAGAACCGCCTCCCTGGCGGCGACGTCAACCCGCACCTCGCCGTCGCCGGACTCGTCGCGGCCGGCCTGTACGGCATCGAGAACAAGCTGGAGCTGCCCGAGGCCTGCACCGGCAACGCCTACACCGGCGACTACGCCCACGTCCCCACCACCCTGCGCGAGGCCGCCGAGCTGTGGGAGAACAGCCCCATCGCCCGGGCCGCCTTCGGGGACGAGGTCGTGGCGCACTACCGCAACATGGCGCGGGTCGAGCTCGACGCGTTCGACGCCGCGGTGACCGACTGGGAGCTGCGCCGCTCCTTCGAACGCCTGTGAGGAACGACGTGTCCACCGCATACGAACTTCAGGTGCTCAACCCGGCCACCGAGGAAGTGATCGCTACCGTCCCGGGAGCCACCCCGGCCGACGTCGACGCCGCGGTCGTACGGGCCCGCGCCGCCCAGCACCGCTGGGCCGCCGCGGCCCCCGCCGACCGGGCCCGGCTGCTGCGCCGCTTCGCGGCCCTCGTCGACGAACACGTCGAGGAACTGGCCCGGTTGG
Protein-coding sequences here:
- the eat gene encoding ethanolamine permease; translated protein: MAERTDLRTAPPTSAEDDYLHRRTLRRGSAGWLLLTGLGVAYVVSGDFSGWNIGLSKGGFGGLATATALMGVMYACLVFSLAELSAILPTAGGGYGFARRALGTWGGFLTGTAILIEYILAPAAISLFIGDYVESLGLFGLTSGWPVYLACFAIFIGIHLWGVGEALRFSLVVTAIAVAALLVFAVGAFTDFDASRLNDIPVDASALGSSTWLPFGVLGIWAAFPFGMWFFLGVEGVPLAAEEAKDPVRSMPRALAISLSVLVLLAVVTFFAATGAHGSAALKDAGNPLVVALQGDGGPTALSRFVNYAGLAGLVASFFSLIFAGSRQLFALSRAGYLPRFLSLTSRRKSPYLGLLIPGAIGFALAAWSGNGGRMLNVAVFGATISYALMALSHLVLRRREPDLERPYRTPGGVLTSSVAFVLALFALVATFLVDRDAAFIALGVYAIALAYFAFYSRHRLVAHAPEEEFAALAAAEAELARD
- a CDS encoding FadR/GntR family transcriptional regulator encodes the protein MAKKIDSAGRPQGRAPDPFVPVLRTVRAGNGFEEALEQILQLLRLGLVPAGERLPAERELAERMGISRVTLREVLKVLQDQGLVESRRGRYGGTFVLPRPDGGGEDELRRRVASVDVEDILRFREVLEVGAAGLCAAHGLDGAGAERLRSALTATHDAELTDYRRQDTLLHLTLAELSGSPTLTAQYAAVRATVNDLLDCIPLLVRNLEHSQHQHTALVEAVLDGDADGAREVMREHCGGTAALLRGFLT
- a CDS encoding glutamine synthetase family protein; translated protein: MADRTPPLALDELRALVASGEIDTVVLAFPDMQGRLQGKRFAAGFFLDEVLAHGTEGCNYLLAVDTEMNTVDGYAMSSWERGYGDFAMRADPATLRRVPWNEGTAMLIADLGWNDGTPVVAAPRQILRRQLERLAELGYTAQVGTELEFIVFKDSYEQAWDAGYKGLTPANQYNIDYSVLGTGRIEPLLRRIRNEMQAAGLTVESAKGECNPGQHEIVFRYDEALVTCDQHAIYKTGAKEIAAQEGVSLTFMAKYDQREGNSCHIHLSLTDEDGRNVMAGDGPDHMSPVMRHFLAGQLAALRDFSLLYAPNINSYKRFQPGSFAPTAVAWGHDNRTCALRVVGHGAATRFENRLPGGDVNPHLAVAGLVAAGLYGIENKLELPEACTGNAYTGDYAHVPTTLREAAELWENSPIARAAFGDEVVAHYRNMARVELDAFDAAVTDWELRRSFERL